One region of Carya illinoinensis cultivar Pawnee chromosome 8, C.illinoinensisPawnee_v1, whole genome shotgun sequence genomic DNA includes:
- the LOC122318126 gene encoding uncharacterized protein LOC122318126 isoform X6, whose amino-acid sequence MELVISIVAKIAEYTVAPVGQWLCYSCHYNSNMENLRNQEKNLRDFKKRVLHSIEAASRKGEEIEDDVQTWLAKVDGILHQLATEILGGGEAEAGTRSSNAACLNLKHRHQLSREAKKIVENIAELLKNGNFSKVGFRPAAQEMVNPINSDYMSLDSRISIMERIMEALGDANINRIGVWGSPGVGKSTLMKEIFQKAKEESLFHEVALANVTDTPDVIRIQGEIAEMLDLELDPDKIVTVRAGRLRARLEKDNEKKILVILDDVWKQLDLEEIGITPSERCKVLLTSRDRQVLADEMRTEKNSFKLDILGEQEAWKLFEKMAGDSIKDDHDLQNEAIKVAKACEGLPIALVTVSRALKNKNLSTWKDALVQLTRPPPKHDTKIWSPVYSCIELSYRHLDGREVKSLFLLCARQGYYISYRDLLRYGFGLRLFDRIYTLEEARNRLETLVNNLRDSCLLLQSPHSSEEFYMHDVVRHVATIIASNDHNMFVMRGDGGQKAWPDVDALKICEALSIHGGDHIHKYPNKIECPNLRYFHVRCKNRYLATPSSTSFQGMNKLEDIFFQGMDKLEVLSLTNIQLSSLLSLRNLQTLCLDECKLGDIHGIGELKNLVILSLARSDISNLPTEIGLLTRLQLLDLSSCYELKVIPPNVLSSLVNLEELYMRKITVQWEVEGPSNEGKNASLAELKKLSNLITLEIDIPDANNLPKDSFTEKLKRYKICIGGTWHLFFKEELAFSRMLKLKLNMSFQLDFGIKMLLKRTEYLHLDESNITKSVLYQLDREDFQQLKHLCIENNGNIKHIPELRTSAFKNLKVLKVENCETLRFIFSSSIARGLSLLEELNITRCNNMGAIFVKEEEDEIEDQGDMMLFGRLQTLVLKDLPKLVGFLSTRETNSEGNLHDFQLPLLHHQVSFPSLQTLRMKGLPKIKYVWSCGQEPKTVIRCLEHLQVLEIEDCGVEEIVAFERGGEAIAIRTLMFPQVTELKFRNLSRLKGFYKGVHVSKWPMLKEMEIERCEKVEIFASEVVSFEKTVEDQRQSEMSIKQPLFLVNELSFPSLKKLDISGMDKLEIVWQDQVTATSIPNIPNANNLPANFFSEKLERYRICIGVHSYYENFMREVAFSRVLKLKLNLSFQLDVGIKMLMKRTEYLYLDEENSSKSVLYEVDREDFQQLKHLHIQNNDNINHILESGTSVVAFPILETFVLKNMISLVEICQGNLPLESFKNLKVLKVDNCEKLIFIFSSSIARGLSLLEELNITGCNNMVAVFVKEEEDGIEDQGDMMLFGRLQTLVLQDLPKLVGFLSSKDSFMADCRETNSEGSHDLQLPLLHHDQVSLPSLQTLRMEGLPKIKHVWSCGQEPKTVFTGLEQLKILEITNCGVEEIVAVEGGGEVVAIRTFEFPRVSTLELRNLKRLKWFYKAVHVSKWPMLKKLKIERCEEVEIFASGVVSFEETIKERQSEMSIKQPLFLVDEVSFPSLQTLRMKGLPKIKYVWSCGQESKTVIRCLEQLQVLEIEDCGVEEIVAVERGGEAVAIRTLVFPQVTKLKFRNLPRLKWFYKGVHVSKWPMLKEMKIKRCEKVEIFASEVVSFEKAIKDQRQFEMSIKQPIFSVNEHSIPSLEILFISNMDSVEIIFGKLEGQNGKESQVLISPASGTEESGATTHFVSTLSFPSLKKLHIRWMRKLEIIWQDQVTATSFPNIQELDIHNCDKLLHVFQSKLHTTTTLIQSLTVLNISYCSSLETVFGNMEGQNGKEPQVLIAPSSGTEDGIAGHIEFPILTELLLFELPKLKWIFEGVHTNLESWPSLKRLCLWECSEQVNKMMWASKFASSSSSQENQLPTCIQQPMFVVEEGTFPNLEYLSFCFRERTKCPSRFSDFPDPSSLLTGLPNLLNLNVYDRVWEEIFPYELVDREIRLRMLRLCRLCMLTHLWKEDNTQPCPLFHNLEYLHVLRCGKLRNIVPSSVSLRNLTRLEISDCHGLINLLTSSTAKTLVQLERMTVIDCKRITEIVAMEDGEANVAITFNKLRRLELRGLPNLTHFCSGHYSFGFPSLDEVIVRCCPEMKTFSHGVLSTPKLKGVSDDYSWFSKRNLYWEDDLNTTTRCLWEESNQYDTRLLFRERVENSEEDEDHPSEDEDHSENFEEDEDHPSEDEDHSENSEEDEDHPSEDEDHFETTEEW is encoded by the exons atggagTTAGTTATTTCAATTGTAGCGAAAATAGCAGAGTACACGGTTGCACCTGTTGGACAGTGGCTATGCTATTCATGCCACTACAATAGCAACATGGAGAATTTGAGGAATCAGGAAAAGAATTTGCGGGATTTTAAGAAAAGGGTGCTACACTCGATTGAGGCTGCTTCAAGAAAAGGCGAGGAAATTGAAGATGATGTTCAAACGTGGTTGGCAAAGGTGGATGGTATTTTACATCAATTGGCCACCGAAATACTTGGTGGAGGTGAAGCAGAAGCAGGTACGAGGAGCTCTAATGCGGCATGCCTAAACTTGAAACATCGACATCAATTAAGTCGGGAAGCAAAGAAGATCGTGGAAAATATTGCCGAACTTCTTAAAAATGGAAACTTCAGCAAAGTCGGTTTTCGTCCCGCTGCGCAAGAAATGGTGAATCCAATAAACAGTGATTACATGAGCTTGGATTCAAGGATATCAATTATGGAGAGAATTATGGAGGCATTGGGAGATGCTAATATCAACAGGATCGGCGTGTGGGGGTCACCTGGAGTTGGAAAGAGTACACTTATGAAAGAAATTTTCCAGAAAGCCAAGGAGGAAAGTTTATTCCATGAGGTGGCTCTAGCAAATGTGACGGACACCCCAGACGTAATTCGAATACAAGGAGAAATTGCAGAGATGCTAGATCTAGAGCTTGATCCTGATAAAATTGTAACAGTAAGAGCAGGCCGTCTACGGGCGAGGTTAGAAAAAGACAATGAGAAGAAGATACTTGTTATCTTGGATGATGTATGGAAACAACTTGATTTGGAGGAAATAGGAATTACTCCTTCCGAAAGATGCAAAGTACTACTCACATCCAGAGATCGGCAGGTACTAGCAGATGAGATGCGCACCGAAAAGAACAGCTTTAAACTCGACATTTTAGGAGAACAAGAAGCATGGAAATTATTTGAAAAGATGGCGGGTGATTCTATCAAAGATGATCATGATTTGCAAAATGAAGCAATTAAGGTAGCTAAAGCGTGTGAAGGTCTTCCTATTGCACTTGTAACAGTTTCTAGGGCATTAAAGAATAAGAATTTGAGTACCTGGAAGGATGCCCTGGTGCAACTAACAAGACCCCCTCCAAAACATGACACAAAAATATGGTCACCCGTATATTCTTGTATAGAGCTAAGCTATAGACATCTTGATGGTAGAGAGGTCAAATCCCTCTTTTTGCTTTGTGCTCGACAAGGTTACTACATTTCCTACCGGGATTTGTTGAGATATGGTTTCGGTCTGCGTTTATTCGATCGCATCTATACATTGGAAGAAGCAAGAAACAGGCTAGAGACTTTAGTTAATAATCTCCGAGATTCTTGTTTGCTACTACAAAGTCCACATAGCTCCGAGGAATTTTACATGCATGATGTTGTTCGTCATGTCGCTACGATAATTGCATCAAATGATCATAATATGTTTGTCATGAGAGGCGATGGTGGGCAAAAAGCATGGCCAGATGTGGATGCACTAAAAATATGCGAGGCACTCTCTATCCATGGTGGAGATCATATCCATAAATATCCCAATAAAATAGAATGTCCTAATTTAAGATACTTTCATGTCCGGTGTAAAAATCGATATTTGGCAACCCCAAGCAGTACTTCCTTCCAAGGGATGAACAAGCTCGAAGACATTTTCTTCCAGGGGATGGACAAGCTCGAAGTTCTAAGTTTGACAAATATACAACTTTCATCACTTTTGTCACTTAGAAACCTACAAACATTGTGTCTAGATGAATGTAAGTTGGGAGATATTCATGGGATTGGAGAACTCAAGAATTTAGTTATTCTTAGTCTTGCTCGTTCTGACATTTCAAATCTGCCAACAGAAATAGGGTTGTTGACTCGTTTGCAGTTATTGGATTTGAGCAGTTGTTACGAACTTaaagtgattcctcctaatgtCTTGTCAAGCTTGGTCAACTTAGAAGAGTTGTATATGCGAAAAATCACTGTCCAATGGGAGGTTGAAGGACccagcaatgaaggaaaaaaTGCTAGCCTTGCAGAGCTGAAGAAATTGTCAAACTTGATCACCTTAGAGATTGATATTCCGGATGCCAACAATCTACCGAAAGATTCGTTTACTGAAAAGCTTAAGAGATACAAGATATGCATTGGAGGTACCTGGCATCTCTTTTTTAAGGAGGAGTTGGCCTTCTCAAGAATGTTAAAACTCAAACTGAATATGAGCTTCCAATTAGACTTTGGGATCAAAATGCTACTGAAGAGGACAGAATATCTTCATTTAGACGAGTCGAACATTACGAAGAGTGTCTTATATCAATTAGATAGAGAAGATTTTCAACAACTGAAACATCTCTGTATCGAAAATAATGGTAATATTAAGCATATCCCTGAGTTGAGGACATCGGCCTTCAAAAACTTGAAAGTTTTAAAGGTGGAAAACTGTGAGACATTAAGATTTATCTTCTCATCATCTATAGCTAGAGGCCTTTCACTACTTGAAGAATTGAACATAACAAGATGCAACAACATGGGTGCAATATtcgtgaaagaagaagaagacgaaataGAAGATCAGGGAGATATGATGTTGTTCGGTCGACTTCAAACCTTAGTGCTAAAGGATCTTCCAAAGCTCGTGGGCTTCCTAAGCACAAGAGAAACCAATTCAGAGGGCAACCTGCATGATTTTCAGTTGCCGCTTCTACATCATCAG GTTTCCTTTCCAAGCTTGCAAACACTACGTATGAAGGGTCTACCCAAAATAAAGTACGTATGGAGCTGTGGTCAAGAACCCAAAACAGTCATCAGATGTCTCGAGCATTTGCAAGTACTTGAGATTGAGGATTGTGGGGTGGAGGAAATTGTTGCATTTGAAAGAGGAGGAGAAGCAATAGCAATTAGGACCTTGATGTTCCCTCAAGTAACTGAGTTGAAGTTTAGAAATTTATCGAGACTCAAGGGGTTTTACAAAGGAGTGCATGTTTCAAAATGGCCAATGCTAAAAGAGATGGAAATTGAAAGATGCGAGAAAGTTGAGATTTTTGCTTCAGAAGTTGTGAGCTTTGAAAAAACAGTTGAAGATCAGAGGCAGTCTGAGATGTCCATTAAACAACCCCTTTTCTTGGTGAATGAG ctCTCGTTTCCGAGCTTGAAGAAGTTGGATATTTCGGGCATGGATAAGTTGGAAATTGTATGGCAGGATCAAGTCACCGCGACTTCTATTCCCAATATTCCGAATGCCAACAATCTACCGGCAAATTTCTTTTCTGAAAAGCTTGAGAGATACAGGATATGCATTGGAGTTCATAGCTactatgaaaattttatgaggGAGGTAGCCTTCTCAAGAGTTTTAAAACTCAAATTGAATTTGAGCTTTCAATTGGACGTTGGGATCAAAATGCTAATGAAGAGAACGGAATATCTTTATTTAGACGAGGAGAACAGTTCTAAGAGTGTCTTATATGAAGTAGATAGAGAAGATTTTCAACAATTGAAGCATCTCCATAtccaaaataatgataatattaatCATATCCTTGAGTCGGGGACATCGGTTGTTGCCTTTCCTATACTGGAgacatttgttttgaaaaatatgataaGCTTGGTAGAAATTTGTCAGGGTAACCTTCCATTGGAATCCTTCAAAAACTTGAAAGTTTTAAAGGTGGATAACtgtgaaaaattaatatttatcttcTCATCATCGATAGCCAGAGGCCTTTCACTACTTGAAGAATTGAATATAACAGGATGCAACAACATGGTTGCAGTATtcgtgaaagaagaagaagacggaaTAGAAGATCAGGGAGATATGATGTTGTTCGGTCGACTTCAAACCTTGGTGCTACAGGATCTTCCAAAGCTCGTAGGCTTCCTAAGCTCAAAAGATTCATTCATGGCTGATTGTAGAGAAACCAATTCAGAGGGCAGCCATGATCTTCAGTTGCCACTTCTACATCATGATCAG GTTTCCCTTCCTAGCTTGCAAACACTGCGTATGGAGGGTCTACCCAAAATAAAGCACGTATGGAGCTGTGGACAAGAACCCAAAACAGTTTTCACAGGTCTCGAGCAATTGAAAATACTTGAGATTACCAATTGTGGGGTGGAAGAAATTGTTGCAGttgaaggaggaggagaagtaGTAGCAATAAGGACTTTCGAGTTCCCTCGAGTAAGTACTTTGGAgcttagaaatttaaaaagacTCAAGTGGTTTTACAAAGCAGTGCATGTTTCAAAATGGCCGATGCTGAAAAAGCTGAAAATTGAAAGATGCGAGGAAGTTGAGATTTTTGCTTCAGGAGTTGTGAGCTTTGAAGAAACCATTAAAGAGAGGCAGTCAGAGATGTCCATTAAACAGCCCCTTTTCTTGGTGGATGAG GTTTCCTTTCCAAGCTTGCAAACGCTACGTATGAAGGGTCTACCCAAAATAAAGTACGTATGGAGTTGTGGTCAAGAATCCAAAACAGTCATCAGATGTCTCGAGCAATTGCAAGTACTTGAGATTGAGGATTGTGGGGTGGAGGAAATTGTTGCAGTTGAAAGAGGAGGAGAAGCAGTAGCAATTAGGACTTTGGTGTTCCCTCAAGtaactaagttgaagtttagaaATTTACCGAGACTCAAGTGGTTTTACAAAGGAGTGCATGTTTCAAAATGGCCGATGTTGaaagagatgaaaattaaaagatgCGAGAAAGTTGAGATTTTTGCTTCAGAAGTTGTGAGCTTTGAAAAAGCAATTAAAGATCAAAGGCAGTTTGAGATGTCCATTAAACAACCCATTTTCTCGGTGAATGAG CACTCAATCCCCAGCTTGGAGATACTGTTCATTTCGAACATGGATTCGgtagaaattatatttggaaaGCTGGAGGGGCAAAATGGTAAAGAATCACAAGTTTTAATATCCCCAGCGTCAGGGACAGAAGAAAGTGGAGCAACCACACACTTTGTGTCAACT ctCTCGTTTCCGAGCTTGAAGAAGTTGCACATTCGGTGGATGCGTAAGTTGGAAATTATATGGCAGGATCAAGTCACCGCGACTTCTTTTCCCAATATTCAAGAATTGGACATTCATAATTGTGACAAGTTGTTGCACGTCTTTCAATCTAAGTTGCATACAACGACAACATTAATACAAAGTCTGACTGTTCTAAATATAAGCTACTGCAGTTCATTAGAAACTGTATTTGGAAATATGGAGGGGCAAAATGGTAAAGAACCACAAGTTTTAATAGCTCCAAGTTCAGGTACAGAAGACGGAATAGCCGGACATATTGAGTTCCCCATACTAACTGAATTGTTACTATTTGAATTGCCAAAACTCAAGTGGATTTTTGAAGGAGTGCATACTAATTTGGAATCATGGCCTTCATTGAAAAGATTATGCCTGTGGGAATGTAGTGAACAAGTGAACAAAATGATGTGGGCTTCAAAATTTGCAAGCAGCAGTAGCAGTCAAGAGAACCAACTCCCGACTTGCATTCAACAACCCATGTTCGTCGTTGAGGAG GGTACGTTCCCCAACTTGGAGTATTTGTCATTTTGCTTCCGTGAAAGAACTAAATGTCCCAgcagattttcagattttcccGATCCATCTTCTCTTCTAACAGGACTGCCAAATCTGTTGAATCTTAACGTATACGATCGTGTCTGGGAGGAAATATTCCCTTATGAACTTGTTGATCGAGAAATACGATTAAGAATGCTAAGGCTCTGTCGTCTATGTATGCTTACACATTTGTGGAAAGAAGACAATACCCAGCCATGCCCACTTTTTCATAATCTGGAATACCTTCATGTGTTACGATGCGGCAAATTGAGAAACATAGTGCCATCATCTGTATCTCTTCGCAATTTGACAAGATTGGAAATATCAGATTGTCACGGATTGATCAATTTATTAACATCCTCAACTGCCAAAACTTTGGTGCAACTCGAAAGAATGACTGTGATTGATTGCAAAAGGATTACAGAAATTGTAGCAATGGAGGATGGTGAAGCAAATGTGGCAATTACTTTCAACAAGTTAAGACGCTTAGAACTTCGTGGCTTACCAAACCTCACACACTTTTGCTCTGGACATTATTCCTTTGGGTTCCCATCTTTGGATGAGGTAATTGTGAGATGTTGTCCTGAGATGAAGACTTTCAGTCACGGAGTCTTAAGTACACCAAAGCTGAAAGGAGTATCTGATGATTACAGTTGGTTTTCGAAACGGAATTTGTATTGGGAGGATGACCTGAATACCACCACACGTTGTCTTTGGGAGGAGTCAAATCAATATGATACTCGATTGTTATTCAGAGAAAGG GTTGAGAAttctgaagaagatgaagatcatCCTTCAGAAGATGAAGATCATTCTGAGAattttgaagaagatgaagatcatCCTTCAGAAGATGAAGATCATTCTGAGAAttctgaagaagatgaagatcatCCTTCAGAAGATGAAGATCATTTTGAGACTACTGAAGAATGGTga